A single genomic interval of Metasolibacillus fluoroglycofenilyticus harbors:
- a CDS encoding M23 family metallopeptidase, with translation MREEKNLKPSPKNLKQKPWFWPAIYAGIALAVLALMFSYNALVTEKEERLLTETVAREEIPQQQQPIIETNTAQENLKFPFDEALLDQLTVLQDFYDLSADAKTRENALLVFKQTFSTSSGMSLAINSEPFEVLAAMSGVVTKIKMDAFTGNSITIQHANGMETRYSSITDIVVKEGDEVVQGQPLATTMDNDWNPTAGIHLHFEVLEDGEAINPRKLLAF, from the coding sequence ATGCGAGAGGAAAAAAATTTAAAACCTTCTCCAAAAAATTTAAAACAAAAGCCATGGTTTTGGCCAGCTATTTATGCGGGTATTGCACTCGCCGTACTAGCACTTATGTTTAGCTATAATGCGCTTGTTACAGAAAAGGAAGAGCGCCTATTAACAGAAACGGTTGCTCGAGAAGAAATTCCACAACAGCAACAGCCGATAATTGAAACAAACACAGCGCAAGAAAATTTGAAATTCCCGTTTGATGAAGCATTATTAGATCAACTGACAGTGCTGCAGGATTTTTATGATTTATCGGCAGATGCAAAAACTCGTGAAAATGCCCTGCTTGTATTTAAGCAAACTTTTTCAACATCATCGGGGATGTCACTTGCCATTAATAGTGAGCCATTTGAAGTGCTTGCTGCCATGAGTGGTGTCGTAACAAAAATTAAGATGGATGCTTTCACAGGAAATAGCATTACAATTCAACATGCAAATGGCATGGAAACACGCTATAGTTCGATTACAGATATTGTTGTGAAAGAAGGCGACGAGGTTGTACAAGGGCAGCCATTAGCAACGACAATGGATAATGATTGGAATCCGACAGCAGGTATTCATTTACATTTTGAAGTGTTAGAAGATGGTGAAGCAATTAATCCACGAAAATTGCTTGCATTCTAA
- a CDS encoding sporulation transcriptional regulator SpoIIID: MHEHIRRRCVQLGELLIETKETVRTLAKMTGYSKSTVHKDLTERLVLINEPLAQEVKKILAYHKSVRHLRGGEATKKKWQSKQHEQST, translated from the coding sequence GTGCACGAACATATTAGGCGTCGCTGTGTTCAGCTAGGTGAGTTGCTAATCGAAACCAAAGAAACAGTCCGCACTTTAGCTAAAATGACAGGTTATTCTAAAAGTACTGTGCACAAGGATTTAACTGAAAGGCTTGTATTAATAAATGAGCCTTTAGCACAGGAAGTAAAAAAAATTTTAGCCTATCATAAATCCGTCCGTCATTTGCGCGGTGGAGAAGCAACGAAGAAAAAATGGCAATCGAAGCAACACGAACAAAGCACCTAG